Proteins encoded together in one Rhinopithecus roxellana isolate Shanxi Qingling chromosome 3, ASM756505v1, whole genome shotgun sequence window:
- the GCNT4 gene encoding beta-1,3-galactosyl-O-glycosyl-glycoprotein beta-1,6-N-acetylglucosaminyltransferase 4 isoform X1 → MCQKKEMEGYTRMKIFKCYFKHTLQQKVFILFLTLWLLSLLKLLNVRRLFPQKDIYLVEYSLSTSPFVRNRYTHVKDEVRYEVNCSGIYEQEPLEIGKTLEIRRRDIIDLEDDDVVAVTSDCDIYQTLRGYAQKLVSKEEKSFPIAYSLVVHKDAIMVERLIHAIYNQHNIYCIHYDRKAPDSFKVAMNNLAKCFANIFIASKLEAVEYAHISRLQADLNCLSDLLKSSVQWKYVINLCGQDFPLKSNFELVSELKKLNGANMLETVKPPNSKLERFTYHHELRRVPYEYVKLPVKTNVSKEAPPHNIQIFVGSAYFVLSQAFVKYIFNNSVIQDFFAWSKDTYSPDEHFWATLIRIPGIPGEISRSAQDVSDLQSKTRLVKWNYYEGFFYPGCTGSHLRSVCIYGAAELRWLIKDGHWFANKFDSKVDPILIKCLAEKLEEQQRDWITLSSEKLFMDRNLTTTS, encoded by the coding sequence AATGAAGAtattcaaatgttattttaaacatACCCTACAGCAGAAAGTTTTCATCCTGTTTTTAACCCTATGGCTGCTCTCCTTGTTAAAGCTTCTAAACGTGAGACGGCTCTTTCCGCAAAAAGACATTTACTTGGTTGAGTACTCCCTAAGCACTTCACCTTTTGTAAGAAACAGATACACTCATGTTAAGGATGAAGTCAGGTACGAAGTTAACTGTTCGGGTATCTATGAACAGGAGCCTTTGGAAATTGGTAAGACTCTGGAAATAAGAAGAAGGGACATCATTGACTTGGAGGATGATGATGTTGTGGCAGTGACTAGTGATTGTGACATTTATCAGACTCTAAGAGGTTATGCTCAAAAGCTTGtttcaaaggaagagaaaagcttCCCAATAGCCTATTCTTTGGTTGTCCACAAAGATGCAATTATGGTTGAAAGGCTTATCCATGCTATATACAACCAGCACAATATTTACTGCATCCATTATGATCGTAAGGCACCTGATTCCTTCAAAGTTGCCATGAACAATTTAGCTAAGTGCTTCGCCAATATTTTCATTGCTTCTAAATTAGAGGCTGTGGAATATGCCCACATTTCCAGACTCCAAGCTGATTTAAATTGCTTGTCGGACCTTCTGAAGTCTTCAGTCCAGTGGAAATATGTTATCAACCTGTGTGGGCAAGATTTTCCCCTGAAGTCAAATTTTGAATTAGTGTCAGAGTTGAAAAAACTCAATGGAGCAAATATGTTGGAGACAGTGAAACCCCCGAACAGTAAATTGGAAAGATTCACTTACCATCATGAACTCAGACGGGTGCCTTATGAGTATGTGAAGCTACCAGTAAAGACAAACGTCTCCAAGGAAGCACCCCCGCATAACATCCAGATATTTGTTGGCAgtgcttattttgttttaagtcaagcatttgttaaatatattttcaacaaCTCCGTCATTCAAGACTTTTTTGCCTGGTCTAAAGACACATACTCTCCTGATGAGCACTTTTGGGCTACCTTGATTCGGATTCCAGGAATACCTGGGGAGATTTCCAGATCAGCCCAGGATGTGTCTGATCTGCAGAGTAAGACCCGCCTTGTCAAGTGGAATTACTACGAAGGCTTTTTCTATCCCGGTTGTACTGGATCTCACCTTCGAAGCGTGTGTATTTATGGAGCTGCAGAATTAAGGTGGCTTATCAAAGATGGACATTGGTTTGCTAATAAATTTGATTCTAAAGTGGACCCTATCTTGATTAAATGCTTGGCAGAAAAGCTTGAAGAACAACAGAGAGACTGGATCACTTTGTCCTCAGAAAAGTTATTTATGGATAGAAATCTCACAACCACATCATGA
- the GCNT4 gene encoding beta-1,3-galactosyl-O-glycosyl-glycoprotein beta-1,6-N-acetylglucosaminyltransferase 4 isoform X2 produces the protein MKIFKCYFKHTLQQKVFILFLTLWLLSLLKLLNVRRLFPQKDIYLVEYSLSTSPFVRNRYTHVKDEVRYEVNCSGIYEQEPLEIGKTLEIRRRDIIDLEDDDVVAVTSDCDIYQTLRGYAQKLVSKEEKSFPIAYSLVVHKDAIMVERLIHAIYNQHNIYCIHYDRKAPDSFKVAMNNLAKCFANIFIASKLEAVEYAHISRLQADLNCLSDLLKSSVQWKYVINLCGQDFPLKSNFELVSELKKLNGANMLETVKPPNSKLERFTYHHELRRVPYEYVKLPVKTNVSKEAPPHNIQIFVGSAYFVLSQAFVKYIFNNSVIQDFFAWSKDTYSPDEHFWATLIRIPGIPGEISRSAQDVSDLQSKTRLVKWNYYEGFFYPGCTGSHLRSVCIYGAAELRWLIKDGHWFANKFDSKVDPILIKCLAEKLEEQQRDWITLSSEKLFMDRNLTTTS, from the coding sequence ATGAAGAtattcaaatgttattttaaacatACCCTACAGCAGAAAGTTTTCATCCTGTTTTTAACCCTATGGCTGCTCTCCTTGTTAAAGCTTCTAAACGTGAGACGGCTCTTTCCGCAAAAAGACATTTACTTGGTTGAGTACTCCCTAAGCACTTCACCTTTTGTAAGAAACAGATACACTCATGTTAAGGATGAAGTCAGGTACGAAGTTAACTGTTCGGGTATCTATGAACAGGAGCCTTTGGAAATTGGTAAGACTCTGGAAATAAGAAGAAGGGACATCATTGACTTGGAGGATGATGATGTTGTGGCAGTGACTAGTGATTGTGACATTTATCAGACTCTAAGAGGTTATGCTCAAAAGCTTGtttcaaaggaagagaaaagcttCCCAATAGCCTATTCTTTGGTTGTCCACAAAGATGCAATTATGGTTGAAAGGCTTATCCATGCTATATACAACCAGCACAATATTTACTGCATCCATTATGATCGTAAGGCACCTGATTCCTTCAAAGTTGCCATGAACAATTTAGCTAAGTGCTTCGCCAATATTTTCATTGCTTCTAAATTAGAGGCTGTGGAATATGCCCACATTTCCAGACTCCAAGCTGATTTAAATTGCTTGTCGGACCTTCTGAAGTCTTCAGTCCAGTGGAAATATGTTATCAACCTGTGTGGGCAAGATTTTCCCCTGAAGTCAAATTTTGAATTAGTGTCAGAGTTGAAAAAACTCAATGGAGCAAATATGTTGGAGACAGTGAAACCCCCGAACAGTAAATTGGAAAGATTCACTTACCATCATGAACTCAGACGGGTGCCTTATGAGTATGTGAAGCTACCAGTAAAGACAAACGTCTCCAAGGAAGCACCCCCGCATAACATCCAGATATTTGTTGGCAgtgcttattttgttttaagtcaagcatttgttaaatatattttcaacaaCTCCGTCATTCAAGACTTTTTTGCCTGGTCTAAAGACACATACTCTCCTGATGAGCACTTTTGGGCTACCTTGATTCGGATTCCAGGAATACCTGGGGAGATTTCCAGATCAGCCCAGGATGTGTCTGATCTGCAGAGTAAGACCCGCCTTGTCAAGTGGAATTACTACGAAGGCTTTTTCTATCCCGGTTGTACTGGATCTCACCTTCGAAGCGTGTGTATTTATGGAGCTGCAGAATTAAGGTGGCTTATCAAAGATGGACATTGGTTTGCTAATAAATTTGATTCTAAAGTGGACCCTATCTTGATTAAATGCTTGGCAGAAAAGCTTGAAGAACAACAGAGAGACTGGATCACTTTGTCCTCAGAAAAGTTATTTATGGATAGAAATCTCACAACCACATCATGA